The DNA region CCGCCAGGCGGCGGCGAGATCGACCAGCGGTACGCCGAGGACCTCGCTGAGTGCGACGACGATGCCGAACGACGGGGCCGGCAGCCGGCCGGTTTCGATCTTGCGGAGCGTCTCGGGTGAGATGCCGGCCGCCAGTGCCACGTCGAACAAGCCGCGGTCGCCCCGCGCCGACCGTAGTGCGACACCGAGGCGGCGACCGGCCTCGATCTGTTCAGGCGTGAGTGGGCGGCGAACCATGACAGCACGGTAGGTCAGGGCCGCACAGGCGGCAACGTCGACACGACATGGTATAAATATACCAACTGTCGACGGAGGGTCACCGTGATCGAGCTCAAGTCTCCCCGAGAGATCGAACGTATGCACGTCACCGGCCAGTTCGTCGCCGACGTGCTCACCCGACTCGGCGAGCTGGCCGACGTCGGGGTGAACCTGCTCGACCTGGAGCACCACGCCCGGTCGCTGATCGCGGCACGCGGGGCGCAGTCCTGCTACTGGGACTACGCTCCGTCGTTCGGCAACGGGCCGTTCCGCAACGTGCTGTGTCTGTCGGTCAACGACGCGGTCCTGCACGGGCTGCCGCACGACTACGTGCTGCGTGACGGCGACGTGCTGAGCATCGACATGGCTGTCGGCATCGACGGCTGGGTCGCCGACTCCGCGCGTACCGTGATCGTCGGCACCCCGGCCGACGACGACCTGCACCTGGTCGAGGCCACCGAGGTCGCGCTGGCGGCCGCGATCGGGGCGGCGCGACCCGGCAATCACCTCGGCGACGTCTCGGCCGCGATCGGCGAGGTCGCCCGGCGGTACGGCTACCCGGTCAACCTGGAGTTCGGCGGCCATGGACTCGGCCGGACCATGCACGAGGCACCGCACGTGCCCAACGACGGCCGCCGGGGCCGGGGCATGAAGCTGCAACCAGGCCTGACGATCGCGATCGAGCCGTGGTTCGCCAAGACCACCGACAAGATCGTTTTTGACGCCGACGGCTGGACGATCCGCTCGGCCGACGGTTCGCGTACCGCGCACTCCGAGCACACCGTGGCGGTGACCGAGGACGAGCCGTTGGTGCTGACCAGCCGCCCGACCGGCGGGCGGACAACCGGGTAGCGGTATTGACACGTTTCGCTGGACTGCCCGAAACTAGAAAGATGGCTAAATCGGCGATCATCGATTGATTGCCGTACGCCATCACCTAGTCAGAAGGAGAGCCCCAGTGAGCATCAGCTCGGGCCGATCGAAGGTCCGTCCGACGGTCGTGATGCTGTCCGCCGCAGCACTGACGATCGCCGCGGCCGCGACGGTGGTGAGCGTCGGCTCCGCCTCCGCCGACGCCGCCACCCCCGGCCTGTTCGTCGCTTCGACCGTCGAGGACGAAGGCGCCGACTGCCCCGTACCCGGCACCGGGCCTGGCTCCTCCGCCCGGCTGCCGGATCCCTTCCGCAAGGCCGACGGCACCCGCATCACCACCAAGGCCGACTGGCGCTGCCTGCGCGCCGAGACCCGTGAGCTGGCGGAACGCACGGTGTACGGCGACAAGCCAGCGAAGCCGGCCACCGTCACCGGAAGCGTGTCGAGCAGCAGCATCACAGTCAACGTTTCCCACCAGGGTCGCAGCGCGAGCTTCTCGGCCAGCGTCCAACTGCCGACCAGCGGCGGCTCCGGACCCCACCCGGCCGTCATCGTCTACGGTGGATTCGGCGCCGACACCGCCACCATCCGCTCCGCCGGAGCAGCCGTCATCAACTTCGACCCGGCCTCGGTCGCCCGTGAAGGCACCCCCCGTAACAACAAGCAGGGTGCCTTCTACACCCTGTACGGCGCGACCAGCAGCACCGGCCTGCTGATGGCCCAGGCGTGGGGGGTCAGCCGGATCATCGACGTCATCGAACAGTCCGGCGGCAACATCCTGCGTACCGACATCGGCGTCACCGGCTGCTCCCGCTACGGCAAGGGTGCCTTCGTCGCCGGCGTGTTCGACCAACGGATCGCACTGACCATGCCGATCGAGTCCGGCAGCGGCGGGGTCGCGGCCTTCCGCAGCATCGCCACCGAAAGCGGCGCGCAACCGCTGAGCAGCGCGTACGGCGAGCAGCCGTGGCTCGGCGACGCGTTCGGCTCGTACACCGGCAACCCGGCCGGCCTGCCGGTCGACACCCACCAGATGGTCGGCATGATCGCCCCGCGCGGCCTGTTCGTCATGGACAACCCGCACATCGACTGGCTGGCCCCGACGTCCGGCAGCGTCGGTGCCCTCGGCGGCGCGGAGGTGTACCGCGCGCT from Solwaraspora sp. WMMD791 includes:
- the map gene encoding type I methionyl aminopeptidase — protein: MIELKSPREIERMHVTGQFVADVLTRLGELADVGVNLLDLEHHARSLIAARGAQSCYWDYAPSFGNGPFRNVLCLSVNDAVLHGLPHDYVLRDGDVLSIDMAVGIDGWVADSARTVIVGTPADDDLHLVEATEVALAAAIGAARPGNHLGDVSAAIGEVARRYGYPVNLEFGGHGLGRTMHEAPHVPNDGRRGRGMKLQPGLTIAIEPWFAKTTDKIVFDADGWTIRSADGSRTAHSEHTVAVTEDEPLVLTSRPTGGRTTG
- a CDS encoding helix-turn-helix transcriptional regulator, with translation MVRRPLTPEQIEAGRRLGVALRSARGDRGLFDVALAAGISPETLRKIETGRLPAPSFGIVVALSEVLGVPLVDLAAAWRSTATVRRAS
- a CDS encoding cellulose binding domain-containing protein — translated: MSISSGRSKVRPTVVMLSAAALTIAAAATVVSVGSASADAATPGLFVASTVEDEGADCPVPGTGPGSSARLPDPFRKADGTRITTKADWRCLRAETRELAERTVYGDKPAKPATVTGSVSSSSITVNVSHQGRSASFSASVQLPTSGGSGPHPAVIVYGGFGADTATIRSAGAAVINFDPASVAREGTPRNNKQGAFYTLYGATSSTGLLMAQAWGVSRIIDVIEQSGGNILRTDIGVTGCSRYGKGAFVAGVFDQRIALTMPIESGSGGVAAFRSIATESGAQPLSSAYGEQPWLGDAFGSYTGNPAGLPVDTHQMVGMIAPRGLFVMDNPHIDWLAPTSGSVGALGGAEVYRALGAIENITYWSAVSDGTHCASRSEWRTPLQQHIQKFLLKTGSSTGTFRIASNRQGNLAQWRDWTTPTLADGPTTPPPTTPPPTTAPPTTPPPTTPPPTTPPPTTAPPTTTPPTTPPPTTPPPSGGCTATVSLNQWNGGFVATVRVTAGSTSISGWMVSMTLPSGASVTNAWNASRSGNSGAVQFTNVSYNGSVAAGQSTEFGFQGTGTGSGMSPTCAAR